Proteins from a single region of Hermetia illucens chromosome 3, iHerIll2.2.curated.20191125, whole genome shotgun sequence:
- the LOC119652134 gene encoding uncharacterized protein LOC119652134, protein MKVFVFLTLLACGAFAQQGPQCKAPNGGGLQPVLEEFVALIPTDKVLELVLTAMTSDPETQAVMEFLSSSEFYQVVDLVQSQPAFKSLLEFACSDLYLDAAYYFNILAGIFGFPEVHNQTRAAARTAGFRGLLLDILELIPVDELKALLDQKLKSDYYLQVAFQKINSDEFGSIIEALQGDAAYNNMKNRLRGLGVDVDLIIDTISKIFKP, encoded by the coding sequence atgaaagtttttgttttcctAACTCTCTTGGCTTGTGGTGCCTTCGCCCAACAAGGACCTCAATGTAAGGCTCCAAATGGAGGAGGACTTCAACCGGTGTTGGAGGAGTTCGTTGCCTTGATTCCAACTGACAAAGTTTTGGAACTCGTGTTGACTGCCATGACCTCCGATCCAGAAACACAAGCCGTCATGGAATTCTTGTCATCATCTGAGTTCTATCAAGTTGTCGATTTGGTTCAGAGTCAACCAGCTTTCAAATCACTTTTGGAATTCGCCTGCAGTGATTTATATCTCGATGCTGCCTACTACTTCAATATCTTGGCCGGTATCTTTGGATTCCCAGAAGTTCACAATCAAACTCGTGCCGCCGCTCGTACCGCTGGATTCCGTGGTCTCTTACTGGACATCCTTGAGCTTATTCCAGTTGATGAACTTAAGGCTCTTTTGGACCAGAAGTTGAAAAGCGATTACTACCTCCAAGTGGCTTTCCAGAAAATCAACTCAGATGAATTCGGTAGTATAATTGAAGCTCTTCAGGGAGATGCTGCTTATAACAACATGAAGAATCGCCTCCGTGGATTGGGTGTTGACGTTGACCTGATCATTGATACTATCAGCAAAATATTTAAACCCTAA
- the LOC119652135 gene encoding uncharacterized protein LOC119652135 has protein sequence MKVFVFLTLLACGAFAQQGPQCKAPNGGGLQPVLEEFVALIPTDKVLELVLTAMTSDPETQAVMEFLSSSEFYQVVALVQSQPAFKSLLEFACSDLYLDAAYYFNILAGILGFPEVRNQTRAAARTAGFRGLLLDILELIPVDELKALLDQKLKSDYYVQVAFQKINSDEFGSIIEALQGDAAYNNMKNRLRGLGVDVDLIIDTISKIFKP, from the coding sequence atgaaagtttttgttttcctAACTCTCTTGGCTTGTGGTGCCTTCGCCCAACAAGGACCTCAATGTAAGGCTCCAAATGGAGGAGGACTTCAACCGGTGTTGGAGGAGTTCGTTGCTTTGATTCCAACTGACAAAGTTTTGGAACTCGTGTTGACTGCCATGACCTCCGATCCAGAAACACAAGCCGTCATGGAATTCTTGTCATCATCTGAGTTCTATCAAGTTGTCGCCTTGGTTCAGAGTCAACCAGCTTTCAAATCACTTTTGGAATTCGCCTGCAGTGATTTATATCTCGATGCTGCCTACTATTTCAATATCTTGGCCGGTATCTTGGGATTCCCAGAAGTTCGCAATCAAACTCGTGCCGCCGCTCGTACCGCTGGATTCCGTGGTCTCTTACTGGACATCCTTGAGCTTATTCCCGTTGATGAACTTAAGGCTCTTTTGGACCAAAAGTTGAAAAGTGATTACTACGTCCAAGTGGCTTTCCAGAAAATCAACTCTGATGAATTCGGTAGTATAATTGAAGCTCTACAGGGAGATGCTGCTTATAACAACATGAAGAATCGCCTCCGTGGATTGGGTGTTGATGTTGACCTCATCATTGATACCATCAGCAAAATATTTAAACCATAA
- the LOC119652138 gene encoding uncharacterized protein LOC119652138, whose translation MKVFVFLTLLACGTFAQQGPQCKAPNGGGLQPVLEEFVALIPTDKVLELVLTAMTSDPETQAVMEFLSSSEFYQVVALVQSQPAFKSLLEFACSDLYLDAAYYFNILAGILGFPEVHNQTRVAARTAGFRGLLLDILELIPVDELKALLDQKLKSDYYVQVAFQKINSDEFGSIIEALQGDAAYNNMKNRLRGLGVDVDLIIDTISKIFKP comes from the coding sequence atgaaagtttttgttttcctAACTCTCTTGGCTTGTGGTACCTTCGCCCAACAAGGACCTCAATGTAAGGCTCCAAATGGAGGAGGACTTCAACCGGTGTTGGAGGAGTTCGTTGCTTTGATTCCAACTGACAAAGTTTTGGAACTCGTGTTGACTGCCATGACCTCCGATCCAGAAACACAAGCCGTCATGGAATTCTTATCATCGTCTGAGTTCTATCAAGTTGTCGCCTTGGTTCAGAGTCAACCAGCTTTCAAATCACTTTTGGAATTCGCCTGCAGTGATCTGTATCTCGACGCTGCCTACTACTTCAATATCTTGGCCGGTATCTTGGGATTCCCAGAAGTTCACAATCAAACTCGTGTCGCCGCTCGTACTGCTGGATTCCGTGGTCTCTTGCTGGACATCCTTGAGCTCATTCCAGTTGATGAACTTAAGGCTCTTTTGGACCAAAAGTTGAAAAGCGATTACTACGTCCAAGTGGCTTTCCAGAAAATCAACTCTGATGAATTCGGTAGTATAATTGAAGCTCTTCAGGGAGATGCTGCTTATAACAACATGAAGAATCGCCTCCGTGGATTGGGTGTTGATGTTGACCTCATCATTGATACCATCAGCAAAATATTTAAACCATAA